Proteins encoded in a region of the Zea mays cultivar B73 chromosome 2, Zm-B73-REFERENCE-NAM-5.0, whole genome shotgun sequence genome:
- the LOC100304408 gene encoding uncharacterized protein isoform X1 produces the protein MALPLDRTFNVVADCERFEEYIGELREAVRDPTEPPPLAATHPNLYRLRQTTRREPRQWLHLRMVARNAEIIVWIRTDNLYVVGFEQVRGARYEFGVDPANDAKEKNKKKKDKEKKAKKKNKKEDQEQQERRPLISGATFLGFNGGYGDLRQLQTGPDPERRTVPDLGREPLVEAIQGLAAYTPAAPGLVRDWLRTIVVTVSESLRLHNVCRHIARLLLGEYTRGWLDQSLVDCIRDWGDVSACVLASAAHPEGDAHGRYSQLSHICENTDQACEVVAILNAGAVPDEPGPSRRPKREAAVGDGDDDGSVPPLGLTFVEVFSAVVEGGGGTGRNRSLLYGHIAIDDGLSSGSSQLLFMRGRSNALPASLDGQVQLTGPARAVWGYGEVVMHVDLMDAAIPHVADMTPDDDDAEEVGSGKLVWNTYDTPRMVYDEAEEYVFEGVSGAVNVRCAVVTNAVVATVALRRTGSGGGQRVDVYGTVSAATAMFAPQDKVTLFSREWKDAVSVGAGEDVPLLRKVAVVQLGSPLTICADLWTRAHVADMSVDDRISSGDVAVFHPSPFGVVRKMIGGGDVEVSVTWSLN, from the exons ATGGCGCTGCCGCTGGACAGGACCTTTAATGTCGTAGCCGACTGCGAACGGTTTGAGGAGTACATTGGTGAGCTGCGAGAGGCAGTGAGGGACCCTACCGAACCGCCGCCATTAGCGGCGACTCATCCGAACCTCTACCGGCTCCGGCAGACCACGAGACGGGAGCCCAGGCAGTGGCTCCACCTTCGGATGGTGGCCAGGAACGCCGAGATCATTGTGTGGATCCGCACGGACAACCTCTACGTCGTCGGCTTCGAGCAGGTGCGAGGGGCACGGTACGAGTTCGGTGTTGACCCCGCCAATGACGCCAAagagaagaacaagaagaagaaggataaagagaagaaagccaagaagaagaacaagaaagaggacCAGGAGCAACAGGAACGGCGGCCACTGATATCGGGCGCAACGTTCCTCGGGTTTAATGGCGGCTACGGCGATCTCCGTCAGCTGCAGACG GGTCCGGACCCGGAAAGGCGGACGGTACCGGACCTCGGACGGGAGCCGCTGGTGGAAGCCATCCAAGGCTTGGCCGCGTACACGCCGGCGGCGCCAGGGTTGGTCCGGGACTGGCTTCGAACCATCGTCGTCACCGTCAGCGAGTCCCTCAGGCTACACAACGTTTGCCGGCATATCGCCCGGCTCCTCCTCGGTGAGTACACGAGAGGGTGGCTGGACCAAAGCCTAGTCGACTGCATCCGTGACTGGGGCGACGTCTCGGCGTGTGTGCTTGCTAGCGCCGCCCACCCCGAAGGCGACGCTCATGGGCGGTACAGTCAGCTGAGTCACATCTGCGAGAACACCGATCAGGCTTGTGAGGTGGTGGCCATCCTCAACGCTGGCGCTGTCCCCGACGAGCCAGGCCCGAGCCGCCGTCCCAAGCGTGAGGCCGCGGTCGGTGACGGAGACGACGACGGCTCCGTCCCGCCGCTGGGGCTGACCTTCGTCGAGGTCTTCTCGGCGGTCGTcgagggcggcggcggcacggGGAGGAACAGGAGCCTGCTGTACGGGCACATCGCCATCGACGACGGGCTCAGCTCGGGCTCTTCCCAGCTGCTCTTCATGCGTGGCCGCTCCAACGCGCTGCCGGCGAGTCTTGACGGCCAGGTCCAGCTCACCGGCCCGGCCAGGGCGGTGTGGGGCTACGGCGAGGTCGTCATGCACGTCGACCTCATGGACGCCGCCATCCCACACGTCGCCGAcatgacgcccgacgacgacgatgccGAGGAGGTCGGCTCGGGGAAGCTGGTGTGGAACACGTACGACACGCCGCGGATGGTGTACGACGAGGCCGAGGAGTACGTGTTCGAGGGGGTGTCGGGCGCCGTCAACGTTCGCTGCGCCGTGGTCACCAACGCCGTCGTGGCCACCGTGGCGCTCAGGCGCACCGGCTCCGGCGGCGGGCAGAGAGTCGACGTCTACGGCACCGTCTCCGCCGCCACGGCCATGTTCGCCCCACAGGATAAGGTCACGCTCTTCAGCAGGGAGTGGAAGGACGCCGTCTCCGTGGGGGCCGGCGAGGACGTCCCGCTGCTGAGGAAGGTCGCCGTCGTGCAGCTCGGTTCGCCTCTCACGATATGCGCCGATCTGTGGACCAGGGCTCACGTCGCCGACATGTCGGTTGATGATCGGATCTCATCCGGCGATGTGGCTGTGTTTCACCCCAGCCCCTTTGGGGTGGTCCGGAAGATGATCGGCGGCGGCGACGTCGAGGTGTCCGTCACCTGGTCACTCAACTAG